ATCAACCTGCAGTTTCTTTCCTATTTCATAAGCACTTACCACATTTTTAATGCCTTCTGCAACCATGCCTATATTTTTTTCGGCTTCTTCCGCGCTTCTTCCTTCACCTACGGCCTGCCCTACAGCACGGTTTCTTGAATGCCTCGAAAAACATGTAACCATCAAATCGCCCACTCCTGAAAGCCCGTAAAAAGTCTGCTCCTTTCCGCCCAAGGCCGTTCCTATTCTTTCAAGTTCTCTTATACCTCTTGAAACTATTGCAGCCTTCGTATTATCGCCATATTTTAAGCCGTCAACGATACCGGAAGCTATCGCAAAAACATTTTTTAAAGCGGCTCCAGTTTCCACACCTATAATATCGGTTTGATTATATACTCTGAAATATTCGTTCATAAATAACGACCTGCACCTTTCGGCGGTTTCAATATTTTGAGATGCAGACGTTACCGCTGTAGGAATTTTTCTGCATACCTCTTCGGCATGGCTCGGTCCCGACAAAGCGGAAATATTTCCATAATTTCCCGGAAATATTTCCTCTATAATTTCGGACATTCTTAACAGAGTTTTGTTTTCTATCCCTTTTGTCGCGCTCATTATAAGTTTTCCGTCCAAAGAAATTCCATTATTTTTTAAAAGCACACAGGTAGAACGGATAACCTGTGAAGGAACTGCAAACAATACGCCTTCGCTGTTTTTAAAAGAATCCAGAGAATTTGTAATAAACAAATTTTTCGGTAAATCCATACCGTTTGCAAAAGGTTTTATTTTTCTTAATTGCAAATCTTCCGCTCTTTGTTTATCGAATTCCCAAAGCGTTACTTCATGTCCGTTTTCCAGAAGAAGCACCGCAAGAGTCGATCCCCAAGAACCTGCGCCCAAAACAGTTATTTTCATATCAGTTACCTTTCTTTTTAAATATTTTAAATCTATTTTCAGTGCCTTCTTTAAGCCTTTTTATATTTGCTTTGTGCTTATATATAATTAAAAGTGCCGCTGCAAAAGCAAAAATTACAGCCTCTATATGATAATCTGAAAAATAAGCGGCCAAAGGCATAATGACGGCTGCACATATCGAACCCAAAGCTACATATCCGGAAATAATAAAAACAATCGCAAAAACAATTAAAGCACACAGCGCTGGAACGGGCATTAAAGCTAAAAATACTCCGCAGCCGGTTGCCACACCTTTGCCACCTTTGAAGTTTAAAAATACTGTATATATATGTCCTGCCATAGCGACAGCGGCAACAGAAACGGAATATGAAAAAGAAGAATCAATCAAAATAGCAAACCATACCGGAATAAAACCTTTTAGAGCATCTAAAATAAAAGCAGCAATACCTGCGGCTGCCCCTATGCTTCTGAAGACGTTCGTAGCGCCCGGATTTCCAGAACCAACGGTTCTTATGTCAACTTTTCCGACCGCTTTTGCAACGATATACGCAAAAGGAATTGCCCCACAAAAATAAGCAAAAATGATGTATGCGATTTTTAAAATCATAGTTTAATCTTTCTTTCTCCTTTTCGTATAGTAAGGCCTGAATTTAAGCACAATCGGAGTTCCATAAAAACCAAATCTGTGTCTTAAAGAATTTTCCAAAAATCTCTCATATGAAAAATGTACCAGTTCCATATCGTTAACTGAAAAAATAAATACAGGAGGCTTTGACGCAACCTGCGCAAACTCTTTGAGTTTTAAAGTTTTGCCTTTGCTCATATACGGTTTTCTTGCGGCAGCTTCCCTTATGGCTTCGTTAAGTTCTTCCTGCAAAACCTGCTTGGAATATTGTTTAAAAACTAGTTCTGCCTCATTAAAAACTTTTTCGATACGCTGTCCAGTTTTTGCGGAAATAAAAATTATATCCGCCCAGTTCATAAATTTCATGCGCTGTTTTAACTCTTCCACAAAAAACTTTGCTTCTTCTTCTTTTTCTTCAATCAAATCCCATTTGTTTACGACGACGATTACCGGTTTTCTTTTTTCTATTAAAAGACGTGCTATTTTAATTTCAGTTTCGCCTATGCCTTGAGAAGCGTCGGCCATAAGCACGGCAACATCTGAATCTTCTATGGCATAATCTGCACTTAACGTAGACAGATACTCCATATCATCTTTCATTTTGCTTCCTCTGTGCAGCCCGGCTGTATCTGTAAGAAGATATTCTTTATCATTGACTTTCATGCGCACACTTAAAGAGTCGCGCGTAGTACCGGGCGTGTTATGAACTATACTTCTTTCTTCTTTAGCAGCAGCATTTACAAAAGAAGATTTGCCTACGTTAGGTTTTCCCACCAAAATAATTTTTAGGATTTTCTCGATTTTTTTCGTTCTTCTATCATATTTTATATTACTCCAAACAGCGTCTAAAAGTTCGTTTATATTTCTTCCGTGATTTGCCGAAATTATAATCAAATCATCAAAACCAAGCTCATAAAATTCATAAGCTTTCGCTTCTTCAGCCTGAGTGTCTATTTTATTTACGACAAGTATGGTTTTTTTGCGGCTGAGACGTATCTGCCGAGCAATCTCTTTATCCATAGGGTGTATTCCGATTTTTCCATCAACGACAAATAAAACCATGTCCGATTGCACAACTGCCATATCAAGCTGTCTTGCCATATCTTTTGAAAAAACCGACTCGTCGCCCGACCAGCCAGCAGTATCGGTAACGATAAACTTTTTGTCTTTCCAGTTAACTTCATAATCGTTTCTGTCGCGTGTCGTGCCGGGCGTTTTATGAATAATCGCTTTCTTGCGCCCTATAAACCTGTTAAATAGCGTTGATTTTCCTACGTTTGGTCTTCCTACGACTGCGACTTTTCTAAGCATCTTCTTTCCTTTTATTTCTGAGTTTGTCGATTATATTTTTTATTCTGCCAAGATTTTCATCAGAACATTCTATGTTGACGGAAATGCCGTTATCTTCATATTTTTTGCTTTTAACATTTGAATATTCGTATAGTCGTGAAATCAATTCCTGTTCTCCAAGACTGAAATTTATTTTATACGGTAAATGCCGCGGCGCGACTTTTTGCTCCAGAGCCTGCAAAAGTTTACCGATTCCATCGGAATTTTTGGCAGATATAATAAAAACGTCTTCGCCACTTAAAGCGGAAACCGTAAACGAATCCAATTTATCACTTTTATTATAAACAGTTATTATGGGAATGCCGCTGGCGCCTATGTCTTTTAAAACCCCGATAACTGTATTAATATGTTTGTTTCTATCGGAGTTTGAAGCATCAATTACATGCAGTATGCATTTTGCCCTCAATATTTCTTCCATGGTAGACCTGAAAGCCGCTATCAAATCATGAGGAAGTTTATTGATAAATCCCACTGTATCCGTTAAAAGAATACATCTGCCACAGGGAAGCTTTATTTTTCTGGTAAGAGGGTCAAGCGTAGCAAAAAGTTTATCGTCCACATATACGACGCTTTTAGAAAGACTCTTCAAAAGAGTCGATTTGCCGGCATTTGTGTATCCGACTATGGCAACTTCAGGCAAATCCGAATTGGAACGTCTGTTTCTTTGTATTTCCCTTCTTTCTTTTATTTTTGCTATTTCTCTGTCCAGTTCGGCTATACGGTCTCTTATCCTTCTTTTATCGCTTTCAAGTTTTCTTTCTCCGGGACCACGTCTTGTGCCTATGCCTCCCGTCTGGCTGTCCATATCCGCATTTTGATTTACGAGCCTTGCGATATGATAAGTCATTTCAGCCCTTTCTACCTGAAGTTTTCCCTCTTTCGTCCTTGCACGATAAGCAAATATGTCTAAAATGACTCTTGTTCTATCAACAATTTTGCTTCCAATCAGTCTTTCAAGGTTTCTTTGCTGTATGGGTTTTAGAGAATCGTCAAAAATGACAGCATCAGCTTTCAGTTTTTTAACAATCTCTTTTACTTCCAACGTTTTTCCGTAACCTATAAAATATGCAGAATCCGGAGTATATCTTTTTTGTATTACCCTTCCTACACTGACGGCTCCAGCGGTAAAACACAAACTTTCAAGTTCATCTAAAGAATTTTCTATTTCTATTTCTATTTTATCTTTAGTTTGAAGCGCAGCTAAAATAACTCTTTCCATAGACGGGATTTTATAATATTATTAATCTTTTTACAATACTTTACTAATCCAAAATATATTCAAAAATCAATAATAAATAGACATCGATGTTCTTACTGTCGGGGAATTTTGGATGAATGATTAGGAAGAATTTTACTAATTTTAACGACTTTTTGAATTCTTTTTAAAATATTTTCAGCTAAACTATCAGCTTGTCTAAAATATTTTCTTGATATACTCATCTAAGGAAATTACAATGTCAAATAGATAATAACGATTTTAAAAGATGGGAGATTTGTGATGGTTGCCATTTCCCTATTTCCACTTTTATACCATCATATTATAGTTTTCGGAATTCCTATTAAGATGGTACAGCTAAGCACACAATACAAACAAGTCTTTCTTTTTTGCTGCCGCTATTCTTCTGATTTTGCCATCTGAAAAAGCTGATCACAATATTACAAACCTACGGAAACACAAACGATAAACTTAAAAAATGTGAACCTGTGTTTTCTTGTATTTCTATCGGCAATGCAAATGTAT
The genomic region above belongs to Candidatus Endomicrobium procryptotermitis and contains:
- a CDS encoding NAD(P)-dependent glycerol-3-phosphate dehydrogenase, encoding MKITVLGAGSWGSTLAVLLLENGHEVTLWEFDKQRAEDLQLRKIKPFANGMDLPKNLFITNSLDSFKNSEGVLFAVPSQVIRSTCVLLKNNGISLDGKLIMSATKGIENKTLLRMSEIIEEIFPGNYGNISALSGPSHAEEVCRKIPTAVTSASQNIETAERCRSLFMNEYFRVYNQTDIIGVETGAALKNVFAIASGIVDGLKYGDNTKAAIVSRGIRELERIGTALGGKEQTFYGLSGVGDLMVTCFSRHSRNRAVGQAVGEGRSAEEAEKNIGMVAEGIKNVVSAYEIGKKLQVDLPIINEVYAVLFEGKNPLKAVNSLMKREPKHE
- the plsY gene encoding glycerol-3-phosphate 1-O-acyltransferase PlsY, with the protein product MILKIAYIIFAYFCGAIPFAYIVAKAVGKVDIRTVGSGNPGATNVFRSIGAAAGIAAFILDALKGFIPVWFAILIDSSFSYSVSVAAVAMAGHIYTVFLNFKGGKGVATGCGVFLALMPVPALCALIVFAIVFIISGYVALGSICAAVIMPLAAYFSDYHIEAVIFAFAAALLIIYKHKANIKRLKEGTENRFKIFKKKGN
- the der gene encoding ribosome biogenesis GTPase Der, coding for MLRKVAVVGRPNVGKSTLFNRFIGRKKAIIHKTPGTTRDRNDYEVNWKDKKFIVTDTAGWSGDESVFSKDMARQLDMAVVQSDMVLFVVDGKIGIHPMDKEIARQIRLSRKKTILVVNKIDTQAEEAKAYEFYELGFDDLIIISANHGRNINELLDAVWSNIKYDRRTKKIEKILKIILVGKPNVGKSSFVNAAAKEERSIVHNTPGTTRDSLSVRMKVNDKEYLLTDTAGLHRGSKMKDDMEYLSTLSADYAIEDSDVAVLMADASQGIGETEIKIARLLIEKRKPVIVVVNKWDLIEEKEEEAKFFVEELKQRMKFMNWADIIFISAKTGQRIEKVFNEAELVFKQYSKQVLQEELNEAIREAAARKPYMSKGKTLKLKEFAQVASKPPVFIFSVNDMELVHFSYERFLENSLRHRFGFYGTPIVLKFRPYYTKRRKKD
- the hflX gene encoding GTPase HflX, with amino-acid sequence MERVILAALQTKDKIEIEIENSLDELESLCFTAGAVSVGRVIQKRYTPDSAYFIGYGKTLEVKEIVKKLKADAVIFDDSLKPIQQRNLERLIGSKIVDRTRVILDIFAYRARTKEGKLQVERAEMTYHIARLVNQNADMDSQTGGIGTRRGPGERKLESDKRRIRDRIAELDREIAKIKERREIQRNRRSNSDLPEVAIVGYTNAGKSTLLKSLSKSVVYVDDKLFATLDPLTRKIKLPCGRCILLTDTVGFINKLPHDLIAAFRSTMEEILRAKCILHVIDASNSDRNKHINTVIGVLKDIGASGIPIITVYNKSDKLDSFTVSALSGEDVFIISAKNSDGIGKLLQALEQKVAPRHLPYKINFSLGEQELISRLYEYSNVKSKKYEDNGISVNIECSDENLGRIKNIIDKLRNKRKEDA